In the genome of Dyadobacter fermentans DSM 18053, the window TGGAACGAGTCGTTGTTGTAGCGGCTTGTGATCGCGGATACCACGCCTTCCATGTCGCGGTCTTCGTCGTTGGCGGTGATGATTGCGTCGCGGATCGTGTGCACGAATTTCGCATCCCATTGCGACCCATACCCAAGCCCGCCATCTTCCACGCGGCTGGTGATAAAATCCAGCGAATGCATATCCTCGGCGATCGTAATGCAGTTGGCGCAGCTGTCGCGGATGTCCTTATTGATCCATTGCATAAGCGAAATGCCCTCGGGGATATCGTCGCCGGGATTGCCATTCGCTTTCACATTGCGGATGTAAGGCACCATATCCATGCGGAGGCCGTCGATGCGGTAGTCGCGGAGCCACATTAATGCATTGTCGTGAATGTACTGGCGCACTTCGCCGCGACCGTAGTCGGGGCGGGTGTTGCCCCAGGGGGTTTCGGAGCGCCAGTCGTTGTAAAAGTAGATACCGCCGCCATCGTTCTCATGCCAGCCGTCGAACTGCCACAGGTCGAGGTCGGAGGGGCCGAAATGGTTGTACACCACGTCGAGGATCACCGCGATGCCGGCCTCGTGGGCCGCTTTCACGAATGCTTTCAGGCCATCGGGACCGCCGTAGTCGGACTCTATCGCGAACGGGTTGGAGGGGTTGTAGCCCCACGACTTATCGCCCGGGAACTCCGAGCACGGCATGAGCTCAACAGCATTGAAACCCATGTCTTTCAGGTACGGGATGCGTTCGATAGCGGTGTAGAATGTGCCGACCTGACCTTCCTCCGTAACATTGAAAGTGCCCACATGCATTTCATAAATGACCAGTTCATGCCAGCCGGGCATTTGGAAGGACACATCCTGCCAGTCAAAAGACTCGTGATTGTAAACCACGCAATTGCCTGCGGAATTGGTTACTTTAAGCGCGTACGGATCGTTGCGTTGCAGCTCTCCGGCGGGTGTTTTGAGGAAAAATTTGTATTCATCTCCTTCTTTTGAATTTTCGACTAGTGCGCCCCACACTCCGTTCTCTTCGGGTTGCAGCGGGTTGGCGGACGAATCCCAGTCGTTGAAACTTCCTATGACCGAAACGCTTTCTGCGTGCGGCGCCCACACCCGGTAATAAACTCCGTCGGGGTGGCAGGTTGCGCCCATGCCTTCATAGTGTTGCTCGGTTTCGGCTACATCGGTTTCGAGGTTTTCCATATTTGGTTTTCAGATAATTGTTTATTTTTGAAATATGCTGCTGACGTATATTCGCAAAATGCATGCCAGCATTTTCAGCTATTTCAACTCAACCAACACACTATATTATGCACGTATCTTCCGACGCAGAGAAAATCTGCATCCTAGCGCTTATGCACACGCCCGGAATCGGGGCGGTGACGATCCGGCAACTGATCAGCTACTGCGGCAGCGCGTCCCAGGTTTTCGAGTCCGACTATCGGAAACTCATCAAAATCCCCGGCATCGGTGACAAGATCGTGAAGGCGATTTTGAACAAATCCACATTGGAATATGCTGAAAAAGAGGTGGTACAATGCCAGAAGACAGCCACCCAGCTGCTTTTCTTCACCGATCCCGACTATCCTGCAAGGCTCCGGCCGCTTTACGACGCCCCGATCGCATTGTATGCAAAAGGCAATACAAACTTCAACTGGCCGCGCACGGTGGGCATTGTGGGTACCCGCAAAATCAGTGAATATGGCAAGGCCGTTACAGAGCAAATCATCCGCGACCTGGTGCCTTACCAGCCCCTCGTGGTGAGCGGACTGGCTTATGGTGTGGATATCACTGCACACCGGCATTGCATCCGGAACAACCTCGCCACACTCGGCGTGATGGCGAGCGGTGCGGATGTGATCTATCCGGCGGTGCATCAGCGCACAGCTGCCGACATGCAGGCCAACGGCGGCATCGTCACGGAGAATGCGCTGGGTACGAAACCTGATTTTATGAGATTTCCCGCGCGCAACCGAATTATTGCCGGGCTCAGTGATGTTACCATCGTAGTGGAATCGGGGCGGACGGGCGGGAGCCTGATCACGGTCGAATTTGCGCAGAACTACCACCGGGAGGTTTTCGCCGTGCCGGGGATGATTAACGAGCCGCAGTCGGAAGGGTGTAATTATCTGATCCGGGACAACAAGGCAGCGATATTCACGTCGGTGACCGATATGGCGGAGGCATTGGGCTGGACAGCCGGCATGCCCGAATCAGTTCCGGCCGAGGCGCAGCCGGTCAGTTTTGAGGGTTTTACGCAGGACGAAGGGCAGGTGCTGGCATTACTGAAACAGCACGGACCGACGCAGATCGACGAGCTGGCCTGGCAAACGGGCATCCATCTGAATCGCCTCGCGTCGCTGCTCCTGAACCTCGAATTCCAGGGAATGGTCCGCTCGATGCCGGGCAAGAAATACGGGTTGATTTAAATGCATGACTAAAAGTATTATTCAATTAGTGAAAGAAGGGGAGAGCCTTACGACCGAGTTCAAACGGACGGTCGACAGCCCTTTTAAAATTGCCAAAACCATTGTGTCATTTGCCAATACCTCCGGCGGTGAACTGCTCATCGGCGTGGCCGACCACGGCGCGATCATGGGTGTG includes:
- a CDS encoding alpha-amylase family glycosyl hydrolase; this encodes MENLETDVAETEQHYEGMGATCHPDGVYYRVWAPHAESVSVIGSFNDWDSSANPLQPEENGVWGALVENSKEGDEYKFFLKTPAGELQRNDPYALKVTNSAGNCVVYNHESFDWQDVSFQMPGWHELVIYEMHVGTFNVTEEGQVGTFYTAIERIPYLKDMGFNAVELMPCSEFPGDKSWGYNPSNPFAIESDYGGPDGLKAFVKAAHEAGIAVILDVVYNHFGPSDLDLWQFDGWHENDGGGIYFYNDWRSETPWGNTRPDYGRGEVRQYIHDNALMWLRDYRIDGLRMDMVPYIRNVKANGNPGDDIPEGISLMQWINKDIRDSCANCITIAEDMHSLDFITSRVEDGGLGYGSQWDAKFVHTIRDAIITANDEDRDMEGVVSAITSRYNNDSFQRIIYTESHDEVANGQARVAEEIADGDVDNWYSKKRAALGVALVLTSPGIPMIFQGQPLLEDKWFSDSDPIDWSRLEKFSGFAALHRDMIHIRRNWFGVTRGLQGQNTEIVRQDNEKKVVVMHRWAEGGPKDSVVVVFNFSTETFSDYKIGFPRPGKWHLRLNTDNEHYDADFSHLGVFDIETSEGEMDIYEQWGELQIPPYSALIFSQEE
- the dprA gene encoding DNA-processing protein DprA, with amino-acid sequence MHVSSDAEKICILALMHTPGIGAVTIRQLISYCGSASQVFESDYRKLIKIPGIGDKIVKAILNKSTLEYAEKEVVQCQKTATQLLFFTDPDYPARLRPLYDAPIALYAKGNTNFNWPRTVGIVGTRKISEYGKAVTEQIIRDLVPYQPLVVSGLAYGVDITAHRHCIRNNLATLGVMASGADVIYPAVHQRTAADMQANGGIVTENALGTKPDFMRFPARNRIIAGLSDVTIVVESGRTGGSLITVEFAQNYHREVFAVPGMINEPQSEGCNYLIRDNKAAIFTSVTDMAEALGWTAGMPESVPAEAQPVSFEGFTQDEGQVLALLKQHGPTQIDELAWQTGIHLNRLASLLLNLEFQGMVRSMPGKKYGLI